CTGGCCAGTTGGCATATAATGTACACAGAGAGTCATGTCACTTGTGGTGTGCTTGGTTGCCTTGGTGATGAAACTTCTGACCAATTATCTCATGGTGTAAAGCAATTATATTGTAGCAAGGACATTTCCTTGAGCATTTTTATGAAGACTATCATTTATGGGAGTGAATTCATAGGTATATGCTTGTAAAATCATCACAATACATCTACATCCACAATAGAGGTCTGATACGAGTGTTTGGCATTTTGCAAATTTGACTACACATTATGCTACAGAGTGCTTTCATATGCTAATTCCCAAGTTAATGAGTCAAGCACAAATGATAAATCACCATCTTACACCACGAAGacacattttctattttttcaactgaaacaaATCGTTAAATGAATTAGGATTTGTTCACCAGATAAAGTATAAGCATAATAAATGTAACATGCAATGAAAATTATTGCAAGGTTCAGCATTTGCATTGCAGGGCCACTTTGTTGAGATTATAAGCTTCTCATGGAAACTGTTGTCAATGATTGatatttagttgttgttgtttttatgcctccgccacgaagtggtgccggaggcattatgttttcgggttgtccgtccgtccgtacgtccgtccgtccgctttcgtttacgcgataacttgagtaatatttactggaactttaccaaacttggtccaagtatgaagtataaTGGGGCAATTATTTAATTAGATTTTgtgtgaaatcggctaaaggtcaaaggccaaatgtcaaggtcaaatcatgaaattgtatccgtttacacgataactcaagactggatggagcaaatttcaccaaaatttgttggaggatgatgtatgatgggacaattacttgattagtttttcagtgaaatcggacagaggtcaaaggtcaaagataaaggtcaaatcctaaaatttatctgtttacgtgataactcaaaactggatgaagcagctttcaccaaacttggtccaaggatgatgtatgatgggacaattagttgagtagattttagtgacattggcaagaggtcaaaggtcaaaaggtcaaggtcaaatgctacaaatgttgcaatttcccccatatctatgcaatgcccgatggtattttcttgaaacttggtgtggacatgtactactgcgtaaagattctccagagagagtttcatgtcataagatcaaaggtcaaaaggtcaaaggttaggtgaaaatattgcaatattacttttctcgcaaatggttcaatgtatcttcatggaacttggtacatggtatgcatgtactgtctggcagggattatctagggaatttaggggtcatgggtcaatagtcagggggtcaaaggtcaaggtcaactcaaaattttactatttccctcatatactagtatatgcaatgcttgcattattagtttcaaaacttaatacatgcattacctaatggagattctgcgggaaatttccagccagaaggtcaaaggtcaaaggttaagggtcaaaggccaggtttcaatgcccccccccccccaaaaaaaaaaaaaaaaaatctattttgtaccgtcatcacactctttcttcgtaccttggaaattactcaatgcataaactttccaaaaattccccaaatatgtgtacctgcactcttagaaaattatagcaaacccagttcaaaacatttctgacaaacctgtcatttcaatattttgccagttatgtgaaactgtcatggatcacacattgtgaagacattgtactatacgcctattgggagaatcatgcattatggcggaggcatcagtcgccatagcgacatttctaatTTTTAGTTACAAATTAATGCTTCggactactgctactgctactaacAGGGTTAGAGACGGGTAGATAAAAGCATTTAGCGAAATATTCAGTTATACAGGAGAACCTTGATATAATGAGGACCTGAAAACTATGACAATTATCTCGTTGGATTAAGGAGGTTCaagaaatggagtcacaacagtctttttccctttgaaccaactttgataaaattatttgaagtatgtgccaaAAACTGGATCTGCCTCACCGATAGTATGTTTTAATGGTGGTAAATTACTTTTTGCCATCCCTGCTTATGAAAGATGAGCAGTACATAATGGTAAAGGAACAGATGTATGGATAGAAATTCAGCAAGGATTGATGAAGTAAAAATCTAAATTACTCTGCTGCATATGTTTGGACACTAATCTGACAGTTATTTATAAAGAACTATTATGTATTTGAAGATCACATGCATATTGTTTATCATATCAGTTGTATTTGTAGAATTTAACCGGAATGTGATAAAATTGGCTGTCTGGGAGAGTACAGTTTCGAACACTTTCACAACATACAGCTCTCTGATTTACAGTTTTGCCTATATTTCTGGTCgggatttacttttgttttatatgtctTATCAGTGTATAAAATAAACAGGCGAAATATCTCCAAGATTATATTGCAGTTCAacatgaatcttcagattgctcagaaataTGTAGCGTCATCAAACCTCGATCATCAAAGGAataaatgcacctgtggaattcttttgtgcatcccTAGAAAattgacaactgtttgaataattatagcCGTTTGGAACTGCAgctctcgaacctccttggttgcATTAGATTTCTCACTAAATTATCAgtgcacaaaaatatgaaaatataaagagtttGGCCCTGCAGACTCACCTTGGTACAAGAGGATTTTGTTATATACCATACCtctataacgaggttccattatATATTGAGATGCTGCGATATTTGTCTGCCCACATCCTACTCATTGCACTTCTGAtgcaattccccccccccctccccgctaTTTCTTAAAAAAAGTCTAACTACACATCTGATACGAACGGTCATTGAAGGGCCATACAGGGTCAAAATAGCACCCCTATCAGTAGTCTTAACTTTAGTCATCTCCATCCAGTGGCGTATTTAGGGGGAGGGGcaagggggggggcacgtgccccgggcgccactccttgggggcgcaaaaaaaaaaaaggaagaagaagaaaaaaagaaaagaagaagaagaagaaaaaaacctcgcccggaagggggagggagaaagggggggggggggggggcagaaaaccaaatcaaacaagataaaaacaaaacatgatgacgcggacaaaatgacaatgtttattgtgttcacaaaaaattccatgttctgtgagctgaaatacaaaaattttcggctcgctcgctgcgctcgctcgccaaaatttatataaaaaagaaggtaagaacaaaacgtgatggtgacaaaatgacagatgacacatgtcattttatatttagcaggcaaaatgtttcacggagcagcggctgcaatttcattcgttctgaagcgatcgccaattggatcaaaagagggcgtcaacggtctcgaacatacggggggggggggggcgcaaaagaacaacaacaaatcaaacaagataagaacaaaacgtaatgatgacgcggaaatatacaaatttcggctcactcgctcgtactaatttagagtacatgtattttttcaagtcctcagtttgttggtataaataaatctataaggtcgtcaaaaaaaaaatctataaggTCGttactataattgtgagattcaatgagcaaaaaaaaaaaatgacaagaattccatgttttgataagataagaacaatacgtgatgatgacgaggacatttacaaatttcagctcactcgcgcgcactaatttagagtattttttaaagtcctcagttttttggtataaatcgatatctataaggctgtcactatatcttgattagaattgtaagatttggtaagcaaaaaatgacaagaattccatgttttgtaagctgaaatacaaaaattttcggctcgctcgctgcgctcgctcgccaaaatctatcaaaattcattacatttaaatcaccctcaaaagatcccttttaagtgcttgaaaaagcatcatgtggactttgtttaaagtccctaccgggatgggggtggggttgaacactttttcagaaattaggggcgcaattttagtgcttgccccgggcgccgttttccctagatacgccactgtctcCATCTGCATCATCGTCGCAGGACGAAGAAGAATCCGAGGAAGCATCAATGCTGTAGCGCGTGACGGTCCGCCCGTTTAGAGCCTGTATGGGCCGGAAGTTGTTCACCATTTGCTCAGAACCGGCTTCGTCAAAGTAGAGGCAACGGAATGCTGCGATCTGCGTAAAAATGTCGGGAAGAAGTGTCGTCAAACTAATCTTGAAACTTCAGTAGACTTCTGTCACAAAGAACATAGAAACATAATTCTCATTTTTTCTCATCATaacaaagcattttttttctcgccCCGGAGTAAATTTTCGTCATATTTGATTGTCTTTAAGACCTTGACATAAGAATACTCACTTAAAGAAGAGTTTCCACTGTTACATGACAcagcagctacatgtacatgtataaggtACTGAGAACAAAGTAGGCCCCTATAGGCCTACGCCTGTACCAACGTGTGTATACATCATGGAAAGTCTTACGAGTCGTAAGTTTCACTGTTTATTGTGATGAAATTTGAAGTAATTCCGAAGCCTTCCATTGCTGAGGAGAGTTGGTTTTTTTAAGCATGgtccttgaaatatttgtgcaaACTTGCATGACAAAACATTTCTACTCTATAATGTCAAATAGACACAGTTGACTTGTACACGTACGTTTATGTGGAAACAAGTGTAAATCCTATGAGGATGGATGAACAGtactgggggtgtttcatcaacgcttgtcagcgccgacaactgtcggcgctgaccaatttcagcaaaatccttggttttgattggctgagatgctctggtcactgactgttactatggtgattcaagttgtcggcgccgacaaacgttgatgaaacacccctcTGAAGTAAGGCAGTTGTAAACACCACATAGACAGGTTGCTACTTTTAATCATCTATTATTTAAATAGTTAAATAAAAATTTCATTGTTGGCATATTATTTAATTGTACTGTACCGAAATAAAACGTTTTGGAATATCCCATACTTATCATTCTTATTCAACACCGTGTCCATGACAACTCTTACAACGTTCTGATAGAGTTGCCCAAGAGGGCGTCAGTTTAAGTATCGAGCAAAGTTGGTTTTCAACCACTGAAATACGTTTTTACAACCACCTCCGAGTCCCGGATCAGAACTGTATAGACAGATAGTAGAGAAGATAGCAAAGTTTTCCTTCTGTAAATACTGTATGTTTATGGAATCAAGGAGCAATTCCCCAAAAGTCACATGGgttagaattttgtttttcgaCAGTGTTTCTCTCATTATGGTAAATAAAATAATGGAATAGCTGTTAACCTGATTTTCGGAAATCTCGACTTGGTCAGCGAAGACTGTCCAGACCACGCTTTCGTCGCAAGTGGGCGTGGTCAGGGAGCCGTAGTAGCGAAAGAAGTCTTGTCGATTGTCAGGAAGAAGGTCGTCTAGAGAGAAATCTCCGGAAGTGGTAGTCTCGTCTCCTGTTGTCGTAACCGTACAAGGATGAGAACGGGCAGACGTAAATCTCAAAAAGTTACTTAAAATggtttatttgtgtgtatgtgtgtatgtgggtgtttgtgtgtgtgtgtgtgtgtgggggggggggttgttgatTCGCTGGCAGCGACATcgtatacctttttttttttctgtgggaTGCCAACTCTCAAAGTGTCTTTGAGATGGCGTCATGCTACCACAATTCAGCGCCTTTCGGTGGTGGCATATAGAGTGTGAGAGTGTAATTGCTCCCAGGATGAACTGTGCCGTACGCATCAACCGTCTACGTTAACATTTTGTGGTAACAACAGAGCAGGGATGGTGAGACTATAATGGGGGCAGTTTGGCAACATCTATCCTGATGATATGATTCAATCATGAATTATTGTAACTCATCAATCACTGTTGTCGCTATGGCAGTAGGTAATGAACAAATTATGTTTTACAAGTGTTtcatttgttgccatggtaacttcAGTAATTGTCACTTGAGGTAATTTGAAATAAGATGAGTATGGTGTATTTGATCTATTCTACAACTGACAACTCTTCAAGCGATTTAAAGTACAATGAGATTAGTATTAAAGTAGACATgtaatcatatacatgtattattcacTCCTTATTGCACATACCGTGTGCATCATGGGACGGTGAACGATGACGTCACTTACCAGACTTGGGGATATCTGAGAGGCTTTCGACTATGGCGTCAAAATTTTCGTTTGTCTTGTCTCCGATCTGTGGTAATTTGGGGTGGGATGGCAGAAATGCGATTCATTTGACTGCTGTGGGCTACTAAAGTTTAAAAATgccacataggcctacatacacacacacacacacacacacacacacacacacacacacacatgtagacAAAATGATCTGagaaaacacaaagaaacatgaggGTCCTTTAACACATCGTACACTCTTAGaacatccgggtcagaactgacctggagctgggtccgttggggtcacacaccgttccgggtcagaaatgacaaggaatggggtcagatgtGACCCCATTTAGAGTCgatcatgaattgggtcagggtgacccattcggggtcttcatgaccaaatttcaagtcattttttACCCGGAACgatgtgtgaccccaacggacccagttccgggtcagttctgatccggattttttttagagtgtatataAACGTATGCTTTGTACTACACGTGTGTTTGCATGAAAAGGGCTTTTGTTCTATGTGCACATGAAACCTAGAGCTGTATAAAAGCCCCAACGTCAAAACGTGTAATCAAGATTGTAGTGTGGAATTCGTTCGCGCATTTATAACTTGATTAATCAAtcaaataattcataaaatgaaaacaaaaaatcaacgTTCGTACCTCGATCATAATTGCTAAAACCGCTAGGCCATCGTTGACTTGCAAGGCTTCATCGGCAGTCAGACCAACTTTTCTGTGGACGATGTGCATCTGTAAGATAAGATTATGTAATAATTGAATAAACACGAAGATAAAACGTTAAATATGACAAAGACCGGAAAAGAACATTATTGCATTGATTTTGACGACACGTTAAAACAGGTCAAAAAAACTACAGGCGATCTTCTATACTCAGTTAATTTGTTCAGTATACCTGTAACATCGTTGTATTCATTACACTGATTCTTATCAGATGAGAATGTTCCCTGACAAGAGAAGACGTACCGATGATTCCAAGTGTGAACACATATCAAATCAGAACAGAATGTCTGAGCAGTTCAAATTATTAGGACCTCGGGAGGTATATCAaggcattggaaatgtttcaaCAGATAAGCCTGAACACACCTTATGAAACTGACGCCactatatatataggcctacatgtatcagAGAAAGTGTCGGTCTGGCAGGAAAATGTATTCCTTCGTGCCAATTTGTCAACCCTACTCCCGTTCTGACTCTTTACTCGTGATGAggtaagaaaaaacaacaacagaccaATACATTTTAGTGAGTAACTTATATAGAAGCATCGACTTTGCACCCTTTGCCCTGTTAAGCTTGCACAAAGTCGACTTGGTTCATATTTTTGCGTTTCACCGATTCCAAATAGTGAACTTGAAGGAGACCTTCACTCTATTATGTACATATGATAATATGGtattatataatacatgtatataatgacaattttgagcaaagaaatggaaacccattttctttgctcaaagttttccctatctgtttctggtcagttttccctgtatttgttttcattatatatatatatatatatatatatatatatatatatatatatatatgtatgtataatatatatatatatatatatatatatatatatatatatatatatgtatgtataatatatatatatatatgtataatatatatatatatatatatatatttatttatttattcattcatttatatttatatatatatatacatatatacatatagaatCTTGTAAATGACCACGGACTTGTGAAAATATGTCATGATATGTTAATGACGCAGTTATATCTATCACAATGAATATCCAATCTCAGACTGATTGGTCAATTACACTCTACCTGAAATACAATCTTGAAAGTCCCTAAATAGTTTTGAAACATATAAGGTATAATTAGATGTATCAACGACATTAGTATCCACATATTGTCTAGAATTAATGCCTCTCTAAAATGTTTAATGGTATGTAATTCTTCACTTTAATTGTTCTCgagttttgatttgaatttttaaGGCTGTTATCCTATAACTACGAAGAGCTTATAGTCACCTtagtacatgattgtatatggAATTCAAACTTTTCTGTTTGACTATGACCTTTTATTTTCCATGATGCATCtgaatttctgtttgtttgaataTTAAGTTTGTATTTTCATCCTTCTTGATGAGGAGTGTtgtatgaatttgaattgaattgtatcaaatatcatAAATACCAATGATATTTGGTAACTGATAAGCAGCTATAAAATTCTCACCCTTGTCAATGCGAATGATTAAGACATCATCGCTGAGTGACTGTCACTGTAGAATGATTTGATTAGAATTACCATCTTTTCCTTTATTAAAAAAGGATAATACATCAAAGGTTTCAGTGTGCTTCTGGAGTTAACGGGGGACATATGAGGCGAACCATCACTTCATGTCATTATCATGAGTGATTCTGAGTAAGATAATTGGTTTAAGAAATATGTGAAGCTTGATACAATTTCCTCATTGTTACAAGGATGCACCTGGTTTGATTAAAACTCACAACTACAGTGTATTAAACTTATTGATGTAAAGTGTAACTAAGGTGAACTTAAACATGTTTCTCAATAACAGAAggatttgtttgtatgtgtgtggggggggggggggtgtgagggGCTCCACAACACACCTCAGCGGGGTAGGTGACGCCATCCATCGAATGCTCGGACCCTTTGGTACTGTCACTTCCCCAGTGAAAGTGGAACTGTAGAGCCTGGTATTCACCCGGCAGTCCCCCGCCTTTGATGAAGTAGCTGTTGGATGGCAACGTCACTTGTactgaaaaaagagaaaaaagtatTTAGAGGAGATATGTGAAGTATCAACCGATGTAAGCAAACCTTATTATACACAAGAATCTCACTcggataataataattgtatgtGTTGTAAATCCAAATACTTATACACAGTAACGCTCAGTTGTTGACTTCAATGAATTACATTATATCAAGTGGAAATTTCAGATTAGGAGAAGAGGAGAGGACTGTCTTATTACCCCCTCCTTTTCCCCTCACTCTTTCTCGCatgaaacatacacacacacacacacataatagtAATTATGATGTGATCAAttatgatatatttatatattgtatataatataaaattTATGATGTTAGAATACGTAAATGATTattacacatacatttgtatcagATCATAAAGTGATAAACTGACTGTCGTTACTGCGCAAGTTGATTGTCATCAGCTGTGTGTAAACACCTGCAGAGACTTACAGAAAATTTCTCGGGGGATCAGGAAATCATTCTTAGaatgaaataagaataagaaaactATTCATATGTATTGTTGTTATacaataaatatcaaaaaagaaacgaaaacaaagaaaccaaaTTCTTATTGCCTGGTAGAGTGGTAACAACGTGCATTCAATCTATTTAAAGAAGTGAACGGCCCATTTATCTTAAGCCCCGGTCACACCGCCAGAACTTTGCTGGAGCGTTCCTGGagcggtgaaaaaaaaaaattcatcaccGCTTGTTACCGTTCACCACCGTTTGACAGAAGTTGGCCTCCGTTAAGGCAACACCGTATACGCTCGGCCACCGCTGATGGTCCCTCCTACCGCTCCGAAAGTTTTGAGCTGCACAAAATATTGCGAGCGGTGAGGAGCGGACAATTTTCCGCTCCGGCAAAGTTCACCACCGCTCCGGCAAAGTTCACCACCGCTCCGGCAAAGTTCACCACCGCTCCAACAACGCCCAGTCAAAGTTTGGCACCGCTAGACGCAAGTTCGTGGACGCTTGGGTCCGCTAGGCCAACGCAGAAATCTTAAACGCTGGACCACCGCTGCTTCGCCAGCTTTGCCCGGGCGGTGATTAAACGTTGCACAAACTTTGGTGGAGCGGTTGTAAGCGTTTTACGAGCGGACACGGGATTGCTTGAACGGTGTCGGGCGTTGAAGCAGCGATCCATTGCGGTGATGAACTTTGGTTGGGCGTTGGTATGGAGGTGTCGGAGCGGGACCAGAATTTGGCTATAAATACTGGGAGAAATGGACCAGGAGCCCATTTGGAATTGAGCTGCCGTTGAGTGCAGACCTCATTTATATCGAATTTGCTCAAATGCTGAAGGAAAATACATAACAGTACTTTTTCACagttgttaaatatttcttgacacaACCAGTGAAACAAATATTTACCTAACTCCATTGGTTCAGCTGCCTGCTCATAATGATCTTCTTGGAGGCTGCTTCCTTTCCGTCTCCAGCCTTCCTCTTCTAATTGTCCACGTGGCATGATGAACTTCAATTATCGACTTCTATCAAAAAAATCTATCAGAACTTCTATCAAAACTGATCCGTTCAGCTCCGTAGTCAAAAGCGGTATGCCGCTAAACCAACGTTAAACCCCCGCCGAGCCAACGCCCGCATGCGCAGCGCGCCGCTCTATCAACGCTCGCGTCACCGCTAAACCAACGCTCCCTACCGCTCGCTACCGTTAAACCAACGCTAAAGCAACGCCGGCTTCAGCGGTGCACCGCTAAGGCAACGCCCgtgttttcgattttttttccccccattttgTGCGCGGTGACGAGCGTTGTCGAAATTCGGCCCCCTCTCCCTACTGTTCAAGGAACGCTCCAACAAAGTTCGGgcggtgtgaccgggccttCCGGAAATATCCattgtttaaagaaaatgtgtgaTACGAAATCATAATCAAACGCGAGAACTGCTGCATATGATTCGTCAACATTTTGAAGTAGGAAGTGAGACAGTAGTGTTGCGTTTTAAGGGAGTGACATAAATTAAGCGATGCTGCAAAATGTTTTCCATCACACTGACTAGAATGTGAACTCAATGTGATAACGTCCATTCGGTTTGTTTGTGTACATGcgtatatattgtgtgtgttatTTGCATATCTATGAAATAATGGCGCAAACAACCAAGTTTGTTGgctataatcatgataatacctACCAGAATGGCCGTTGTTTTTGATGTCCAAATTTCGTTCTTCATCGTACCCGTCGAAACAGAAGCGATCGGAAGTTGACTTTTGCGCTGCCGTGCTGCAGGACACGGCGATCGGCGACTGACTGCTCCCAGCGCAATTCGGGTAACTTGATGACCAATGAAGGGGTCCTATGGGTGAAAAACGACAGaggaaaatcaaaataaacttgaacAGAACAAACAAGAGAGTACACGTTGTTGATAGGCAGATGTAGAAgttaattattcaaattcaaatttaaattcaaactttattttcactttttatcaATAGAATggacaaagaaatatgataaatCTGACACGCGTGTCGTTGAGAATATACATAGCCAGCCGGGGTTCATGTTTACATGattattacaacaacaaaaaaagtatatCTTTCAATGGTGTCCATGATTCTGGATAGTATCCCGGATTCGGCGGTCTACACCCATAATTAACTCAAGTAAACATTCGATCTTTTGTAATAACTTGGACAAGGAATCCAGAGGGTTAACGCGTTTCATCAAAGGGGCCATCTGGGAACGAGTGGAGGGACCCATATTCGACAAGAAATGATGCCTCCGCTTCAACTTGTCGCACACGTGGGACCAGGCCATTCGGATAATCCA
The nucleotide sequence above comes from Diadema setosum chromosome 5, eeDiaSeto1, whole genome shotgun sequence. Encoded proteins:
- the LOC140228824 gene encoding carbonic anhydrase 4-like produces the protein MACLQFSLPLYFVAAAIAFGSSHYGVQGPLHWSSSYPNCAGSSQSPIAVSCSTAAQKSTSDRFCFDGYDEERNLDIKNNGHSVFIAKFWSRSDTSIPTPNQSSSPQWIAASTPDTVQAIPCPLVKRLQPLHQIQVTLPSNSYFIKGGGLPGEYQALQFHFHWGSDSTKGSEHSMDGVTYPAEMHIVHRKVGLTADEALQVNDGLAVLAIMIEIGDKTNENFDAIVESLSDIPKSDETTTSGDFSLDDLLPDNRQDFFRYYGSLTTPTCDESVVWTVFADQVEISENQIAAFRCLYFDEAGSEQMVNNFRPIQALNGRTVTRYSIDASSDSSSSCDDDADGDSGMCS